Proteins encoded in a region of the Magallana gigas chromosome 8, xbMagGiga1.1, whole genome shotgun sequence genome:
- the LOC105340237 gene encoding protein phosphatase 1 regulatory subunit 3B isoform X3 has protein sequence MAEINFDSIGISDEEMEISETVQTPNFQMLRTLTSHSFTMPMDYTTYLLSSSPPASMLEQIFSNRCEKLPSNAHSVFSFPETAAEVSLMENEKKPPKSIIQRCNSYEEEEIESSSGCSSGRESPTPPSPKGKKRVSFADNMGYALATVKIMTEPSDVPPRLKPEILASITQGATAGVSSGPPLVLDFKQPASDYLSFRDKLDKFFVSLENVIIKDYTVLGTVKVKNITFEKKVLLRCTFDSWETHMDVESKYVSYSDTNTMFDTFSFEFEVPTNFDQQKKMEFAVCFVADDKEYWDNNEGKNYKIFSADAKPSDHAEEAAKPVCDISKLKNVESWTQFAPWNKVDTSVPYW, from the exons ATGGCGGAAATTAATTTTGACAGTATCGGCATCTCGGATGAGGAAATGGAAATCTCCGAAACGGTTCAAACACCTA atttccaAATGCTGAGAACTCTCACTTCACACAGTTTCACAATGCCAATGGACTATACAACCTACCTACTGTCATCTAGTCCCCCTGCTTCCATGCTGGAGCAGATCTTCTCCAACCGCTGTGAGAAATTACCGTCAAATGCACACAGTGTGTTTTCGTTCCCGGAGACAGCAGCAGAAGTAAGCTTGATGGAGAATGAAAAGAAGCCTCCAAAATCCATTATTCAGCGCTGCAACAGTTATGAAGAGGAGGAAATTGAATCCTCTTCTGGATGTTCATCAGGGCGGGAGTCCCCTACCCCTCCCTCACCCAAAGGTAAAAAGAGGGTGTCGTTTGCAGACAATATGGGGTATGCTCTTGCAACGGTAAAAATAATGACAGAGCCATCAGATGTACCTCCGCGACTAAAACCAGAAATCCTGGCTTCCATTACACAGGGGGCTACAGCTGGTGTTTCCTCGGGGCCTCCCCTTGTTCTGGACTTTAAACAACCAGCATCAGACTATTTAAGTTTCCGAGACAAGCTGGATAAATTCTTTGTTTCGTTAGAAAATGTCATTATTAAAGACTACACTGTTCTGGGCACAGTCAAGGTGAAAAATATTACTTTCGAGAAGAAGGTGTTGCTGAGGTGTACCTTTGACTCTTGGGAGACACATATGGATGTGGAATCAAAGTATGTTTCTTATTCAGACACAAACACAATGTTTGATACGTTTTCGTTTGAGTTTGAAGTGCCCACCAATTTTGACCAGCAGAAGAAAATGGAGTTTGCAGTTTGTTTTGTAGCAGACGACAAAGAATACTGGGACAATAATGagggcaaaaattacaaaatcttttcTGCCGACGCCAAACCATCAGACCATGCTGAGGAAGCGGCAAAGCCAGTATGTGATAtctctaaattaaaaaatgtggaGTCATGGACTCAGTTTGCACCTTGGAACAAAGTAGACACTTCTGTACCATATTGGTAG
- the LOC105340237 gene encoding protein phosphatase 1 regulatory subunit 3B isoform X2: MVNYSKVYNYIPMAGLVNKLLLAYQGYLKGDFLVCVSCIDFQMLRTLTSHSFTMPMDYTTYLLSSSPPASMLEQIFSNRCEKLPSNAHSVFSFPETAAEVSLMENEKKPPKSIIQRCNSYEEEEIESSSGCSSGRESPTPPSPKGKKRVSFADNMGYALATVKIMTEPSDVPPRLKPEILASITQGATAGVSSGPPLVLDFKQPASDYLSFRDKLDKFFVSLENVIIKDYTVLGTVKVKNITFEKKVLLRCTFDSWETHMDVESKYVSYSDTNTMFDTFSFEFEVPTNFDQQKKMEFAVCFVADDKEYWDNNEGKNYKIFSADAKPSDHAEEAAKPVCDISKLKNVESWTQFAPWNKVDTSVPYW; the protein is encoded by the exons ATGGTTAACTATTCTaaggtatataattatatacctaTGGCTGGACTGGTTAATAAACTTCTACTTGCATATCAAGGCTACTTAAAAGGAGACTTTCTGGTTTGCGTGTCATGCATAG atttccaAATGCTGAGAACTCTCACTTCACACAGTTTCACAATGCCAATGGACTATACAACCTACCTACTGTCATCTAGTCCCCCTGCTTCCATGCTGGAGCAGATCTTCTCCAACCGCTGTGAGAAATTACCGTCAAATGCACACAGTGTGTTTTCGTTCCCGGAGACAGCAGCAGAAGTAAGCTTGATGGAGAATGAAAAGAAGCCTCCAAAATCCATTATTCAGCGCTGCAACAGTTATGAAGAGGAGGAAATTGAATCCTCTTCTGGATGTTCATCAGGGCGGGAGTCCCCTACCCCTCCCTCACCCAAAGGTAAAAAGAGGGTGTCGTTTGCAGACAATATGGGGTATGCTCTTGCAACGGTAAAAATAATGACAGAGCCATCAGATGTACCTCCGCGACTAAAACCAGAAATCCTGGCTTCCATTACACAGGGGGCTACAGCTGGTGTTTCCTCGGGGCCTCCCCTTGTTCTGGACTTTAAACAACCAGCATCAGACTATTTAAGTTTCCGAGACAAGCTGGATAAATTCTTTGTTTCGTTAGAAAATGTCATTATTAAAGACTACACTGTTCTGGGCACAGTCAAGGTGAAAAATATTACTTTCGAGAAGAAGGTGTTGCTGAGGTGTACCTTTGACTCTTGGGAGACACATATGGATGTGGAATCAAAGTATGTTTCTTATTCAGACACAAACACAATGTTTGATACGTTTTCGTTTGAGTTTGAAGTGCCCACCAATTTTGACCAGCAGAAGAAAATGGAGTTTGCAGTTTGTTTTGTAGCAGACGACAAAGAATACTGGGACAATAATGagggcaaaaattacaaaatcttttcTGCCGACGCCAAACCATCAGACCATGCTGAGGAAGCGGCAAAGCCAGTATGTGATAtctctaaattaaaaaatgtggaGTCATGGACTCAGTTTGCACCTTGGAACAAAGTAGACACTTCTGTACCATATTGGTAG
- the LOC105340237 gene encoding protein phosphatase 1 regulatory subunit 3B isoform X1, which produces MLRTLTSHSFTMPMDYTTYLLSSSPPASMLEQIFSNRCEKLPSNAHSVFSFPETAAEVSLMENEKKPPKSIIQRCNSYEEEEIESSSGCSSGRESPTPPSPKGKKRVSFADNMGYALATVKIMTEPSDVPPRLKPEILASITQGATAGVSSGPPLVLDFKQPASDYLSFRDKLDKFFVSLENVIIKDYTVLGTVKVKNITFEKKVLLRCTFDSWETHMDVESKYVSYSDTNTMFDTFSFEFEVPTNFDQQKKMEFAVCFVADDKEYWDNNEGKNYKIFSADAKPSDHAEEAAKPVCDISKLKNVESWTQFAPWNKVDTSVPYW; this is translated from the coding sequence ATGCTGAGAACTCTCACTTCACACAGTTTCACAATGCCAATGGACTATACAACCTACCTACTGTCATCTAGTCCCCCTGCTTCCATGCTGGAGCAGATCTTCTCCAACCGCTGTGAGAAATTACCGTCAAATGCACACAGTGTGTTTTCGTTCCCGGAGACAGCAGCAGAAGTAAGCTTGATGGAGAATGAAAAGAAGCCTCCAAAATCCATTATTCAGCGCTGCAACAGTTATGAAGAGGAGGAAATTGAATCCTCTTCTGGATGTTCATCAGGGCGGGAGTCCCCTACCCCTCCCTCACCCAAAGGTAAAAAGAGGGTGTCGTTTGCAGACAATATGGGGTATGCTCTTGCAACGGTAAAAATAATGACAGAGCCATCAGATGTACCTCCGCGACTAAAACCAGAAATCCTGGCTTCCATTACACAGGGGGCTACAGCTGGTGTTTCCTCGGGGCCTCCCCTTGTTCTGGACTTTAAACAACCAGCATCAGACTATTTAAGTTTCCGAGACAAGCTGGATAAATTCTTTGTTTCGTTAGAAAATGTCATTATTAAAGACTACACTGTTCTGGGCACAGTCAAGGTGAAAAATATTACTTTCGAGAAGAAGGTGTTGCTGAGGTGTACCTTTGACTCTTGGGAGACACATATGGATGTGGAATCAAAGTATGTTTCTTATTCAGACACAAACACAATGTTTGATACGTTTTCGTTTGAGTTTGAAGTGCCCACCAATTTTGACCAGCAGAAGAAAATGGAGTTTGCAGTTTGTTTTGTAGCAGACGACAAAGAATACTGGGACAATAATGagggcaaaaattacaaaatcttttcTGCCGACGCCAAACCATCAGACCATGCTGAGGAAGCGGCAAAGCCAGTATGTGATAtctctaaattaaaaaatgtggaGTCATGGACTCAGTTTGCACCTTGGAACAAAGTAGACACTTCTGTACCATATTGGTAG